The Rhodoferax sediminis genome has a segment encoding these proteins:
- a CDS encoding LysR substrate-binding domain-containing protein, whose protein sequence is MQLRHLRYFMAAAEEEHFGRASDRLYVTRPAVSQIIADLESELGTPLFERLAHRVRLTAAGRALLPQLQSVMNDLDDALAMAKRVGEGKSGNLNIGYGSLTLLHSLFRAAVKQFHESYPEVTLSLLEMATSEQPKALAEGKIHAGFMHFGPRPALLRKKHGDGVLAQDETVLDWFRIQTGGLGVVVPREHPLTTRKSLTLAELAGERFVVVPRSSSSPGYGPLYTLCQKAGFEPNIVQEVSSIASQLNLISVGMGIGLAVIGKNFTYPVGVAVIPLHEENYTTTFAFGWVKGQTDPALDRMIKIVKTLAQ, encoded by the coding sequence ATGCAACTTCGACACCTGCGCTATTTCATGGCGGCCGCCGAGGAGGAGCATTTCGGCCGCGCGTCCGACCGTTTGTACGTCACCCGGCCTGCGGTTTCCCAGATCATCGCGGACCTGGAGAGCGAGCTGGGCACGCCGCTGTTCGAACGGCTGGCGCACCGAGTCCGTCTGACCGCCGCGGGACGCGCATTGCTGCCGCAGCTGCAGTCGGTGATGAACGACCTGGACGACGCGCTGGCCATGGCCAAGCGGGTCGGTGAGGGCAAGAGCGGCAACCTCAATATCGGCTACGGCTCGCTCACGCTCCTGCATTCGCTCTTCCGTGCTGCCGTCAAGCAGTTCCACGAGAGCTATCCCGAAGTCACCCTGTCGCTGCTGGAGATGGCGACTTCCGAGCAGCCGAAGGCGCTGGCCGAAGGGAAGATCCACGCCGGCTTCATGCACTTCGGTCCGCGGCCCGCGCTGCTGCGCAAGAAGCACGGCGACGGCGTGCTCGCGCAGGACGAAACGGTGCTGGACTGGTTCCGCATCCAGACCGGGGGGCTCGGCGTGGTCGTTCCCAGGGAACACCCGCTCACGACGCGCAAGTCGCTCACCCTCGCGGAACTGGCCGGCGAACGCTTTGTCGTCGTCCCGCGTTCCAGCAGCAGCCCAGGTTACGGACCGCTGTACACCCTCTGCCAGAAAGCCGGCTTCGAGCCGAACATCGTGCAGGAAGTCAGCTCCATCGCCTCGCAGCTGAATCTCATCTCGGTGGGCATGGGCATCGGCCTTGCGGTGATCGGCAAGAACTTCACCTATCCGGTGGGCGTGGCCGTCATCCCCCTGCACGAGGAGAACTACACCACCACATTTGCCTTCGGCTGGGTGAAGGGCCAGACGGACCCCGCCCTGGACCGCATGATCAAGATCGTCAAGACGTTGGCGCAGTAG